A part of Synchiropus splendidus isolate RoL2022-P1 chromosome 19, RoL_Sspl_1.0, whole genome shotgun sequence genomic DNA contains:
- the camsap3 gene encoding calmodulin-regulated spectrin-associated protein 3 isoform X5, with amino-acid sequence MPVTDADLRQKPIKMSAHLAVMDALMAVGAMETVTMVKTCGSADLLGAESKWEDALLYWINKLNQKLRERTEAAHNEADNTVGDQQPLQPTCPTRWYWKLVPIRYRKDIIQSKHKPVFPSVTEVSDLSSGCAVAAVIHYYCPGLLRLEDVCMKESMTAADSLYNLQLIREFCESCLKSCCHLALEDMFYTPQELKSNLLSFLAELLSWFEVQKPEFVQPVDTLNGSGAVTPSSVSDSSTSPSIFRKPFLPISSPASGSLNQSTSMSHLEGAGKTWSRKSLSRPLSAVSFSIPFGLDSDVDIVMGNPVITRSVSSDQLNPASKAMARVPNTPPEYVSHFSSKPHGSSGSQRSSWSSQSPNVPRLPEENGVGSSETGELPTIEEALQIIHNDSKMEPRLHPDGAPDGFYLHSPDDVAGSRHAKPTAPVSSSAPSRSGTLFRPAGESNEVGRTRNGSECSRDDDSVLRDGSVDSDASEDLPKAQSTPNTPAAGSARTHDSSDSGVKMTTFAERKKKQVTDSPKASQPAPQMTTWAQKTEESPSKNPELNNEMSDLGVRLEEKRRAIEAQKKRIEAIFAKHRQRLGKSAFLQLKKEQGEGEEEEEGSVPLRKSSTEESLSRLTLDERLAGLEDEARQGEPRPPVDNESNARGAQKINTVASNETAAAAGRSSGTPGEKAAPLGDYNNAVSKLTAALSSLQSDMQRLTEQQNQLINNKAAGPANKSWVIPAGPKSSSQAPSPAHLSRGSPRNLSPGSHRVANYTTPPKSPKPQRRAQSVPPKSPKHSRQLDARVPTLARVLNTPTNVDRIPHLRRVNPSQTQVQTSSSFSISDSDGLEELRSTVSTPVPTPTPSSTPIPRTSRPLADDTISEDGLNDYQSIFSMDLDTGERSPSKRDEPTNGACSSGAPSECSFESDAAAVVMNGKRSSLIEIPLSALRQEEEEPEADALSDALSDRTEPEMKGGVGFFFKDDKERTEDEMAQRRAALLEKQQKRTEEMKRRKQEQEKESNKPQWMVIEGWGKKSEEQPQTPGTPSGSRTPSAEGTPQRRGEFTRQEYERRQQLKIMEDLDKVLRQKPTTVRGVKKQRPKTVFRDDSALSQSPVRGLLGSRLNKVYSHSTMNLSSMANDPGGLNVRKPASRSHSPSRLRSPGKMSAQNGDWENGSTISSSASIPEYTGPKLYREPSFKSNKFIIHNAITRCCLAGKVNELQKNKIVEEIEKSPANHFLILFRDSSCQFRAVYTMNPETDEMSRLAGNGPRVITLDMVESIYKYTSDRKQFSSIPSKTMSMSVDAFTIPSHFWQKRPGTPKKLGTPK; translated from the exons ATGCCGGTCACGGATGCAGACCTTCGACAGAAGCCCATTAAAATG AGCGCTCACCTGGCGGTGATGGACGCCCTGATGGCCGTGGGAGCCATGGAGACGGTGACTATGGTGAAGACGTGCGGTTCTGCTGACCTCCTGGGAGCGGAATCTAAGTGGGAGGATGCTCTGCTTTACTGGATTAACAAG TTGAACCAGAAGCTGAGAGAGCGAACTGAAGCAGCCCATAATGAAGCAGACAACACTGTTGGAGACCAGCAGCCACTTCAGCCCACT TGTCCTACTCGCTGGTATTGGAAACTTGTTCCT attCGCTACAGAAAGGATATAATCCAGTCCAAACATAAGCCTGTGTTTCCATCGGTCACTGAAGTTTCAGACCTGTCCAGTGGCTGTGCTGTCGCGGCGGTCATCCACTACTATTGTCCTGGCCTGCTCCGGCTGGAAG ATGTTTGCATGAAGGAATCAATGACAGCTGCAGACAGTTTGTACAACCTGCAGTTAATTCGGGAATTCTGCGAGAGTTGTCTGAAGAGCTGTTGTCACCTGGCACTGGAGGATATGTTTTACACGCCTCAGGAGCTCAAG AGCAATCTGCTGAGTTTCCTGGCAGAACTCCTCTCCTGGTTTGAAGTACAAAAGCCAGAATTTGTTCAACCTGTTGACACTTTAA ATGGATCCGGAGCAGTGACACCAAGTAGTGTGAGCGACAGCAG CACGTCACCATCAATCTTCAGGAAACCCTTCCTCCCAATTTCTTCTCCTGCATCGG GCTCTTTGAATCAGTCTACCTCAATGTCTCATTTAGAGGGCGCTGGAAAGACCTGGAGCCGGAAATCCTTAAG CCGCCCTCTCTCAGCGGTGTCCTTCAGCATTCCTTTTGGCCTGGACAGTGATGTGGACATCGTCATGGGGAACCCTGTGATCACCCGCTCTGTGAGCTCAGACCAGCTGAACCCAGCATCCAAGGCCATGGCCCGGGTTCCAAACACCCCTCCTGAATACGTCAGCCACTTCAGTAGCAAACCTCATGGCTCCAGTGGGTCCCAGAGAAGCTCATGGAGCAGCCAGTCGCCAAATGTACCGCGGCTACCAGAAGAGAACGGTGTTGGTAGCAGCGAAACTGGGGAGCTGCCCACGATTGAAGAAGCGCTTCAAATCATCCACAACGACAGCAAAATGGAGCCTCGTTTACACCCCGACGGAGCCCCTGACGGTTTCTACCTCCACTCTCCTGATGATGTCGCTGGTTCCCGACACGCTAAGCCCACTGCGCCGGTCAGCAGCTCCGCTCCGTCTCGCTCCGGGACTCTTTTCCGACCTGCAGGGGAATCCAATGAAGTGGGTCGCACCAGGAACGGCTCTGAGTGTTCCCGCGACGACGATTCAGTTCTGAGGGACGGCAGCGTGGACTCAGACGCATCAGAAGACCTGCCCAAGGCCCAGTCCACGCCCAACACCCCCGCTGCTGGTTCTGCGAGAACACATGACTCTTCAGACAGCGGGGTGAAGATGACCACCTTCGCCGAGCGGAAAAAGAAGCAGGTCACGGACTCGCCCAAAGCCAGCCAACCGGCTCCTCAGATGACCACATGGGcacagaagacagaagaaagcCCCAGCAAGAACCCAGAGCTTAATAACGAAATGTCTGACCTGGGGGTTCGACTTGAAGAAAAGAGAAGGGCGATTGAGGCTCAGAAGAAACGCATTGAGGCCATTTTTGCGAAGCACCGGCAAAGGCTGGGTAAGAGCGCCTTCCTGCAGCTAAAAAAGGAGCaaggtgaaggagaggaggaagaggagggaagtGTTCCGTTGAGAAAGTCTTCCACTGAAGAATCCCTCTCACGTCTAACACTGGATGAGAGGCTGGCAGGGCTGGAGGATGAAGCAAGACAAGGCGAACCCCGCCCCCCAGTGGACAATGAGAGTAACGCCAGAGGCGCACAGAAAATCAACACTGTCGCCTCCAACGAGACCGCCGCCGCAGCGGGGAGGAGCTCCGGAACACCCGGAGAGAAAGCGGCTCCTCTCGGGGACTATAATAACGCAGTGTCGAAGCTGACTGCAGCACTGAGCTCATTACAGAGCGACATGCAGAGACTCACcgagcagcagaaccagctcaTCAACAACAAGGCCGCAGGCCCCGCGAACAAGTCCTGGGTCATCCCAGCTGGTCCCAAGTCCTCCTCCCAAGCACCGTCCCCAGCGCACTTGTCCCGCGGGTCCCCCCGGAATCTAAGCCCAGGCTCCCACAGAGTTGCGAACTACACCACTCCTCCCAAATCTCCAAAACCCCAGCGAAGAGCCCAGTCTGTTCCCCCTAAGAGCCCCAAGCACAGTCGACAGTTAGACGCTAGAGTCCCAACCTTGGCCAGAGTCCTCAACACTCCTACAAACGTGGATCGCATTCCGCATCTACGCCGAGTGAACCCCTCGCAGACCCAGGTCCagacctcctcttccttctccatcAGTGACTCGGACGGATTAGAGGAGCTGCGCTCCACTGTGTCGACGCCTGTACCCACACCGACCCCATCGTCCACACCGATCCCTCGGACCTCCCGGCCCCTGGCGGACGACACGATCTCGGAAGACGGCCTCAACGACTATCAAAGTATATTTAGCATGGACCTGGACACGGGGGAACGGTCGCCGTCCAAAAGAGATGAGCCTACAAATGGAGCCTGCAGCTCCGGTGCGCCTTCAGAGTGCTCTTTTGAGAGTGACGCAGCTGCCGTGGTGATGAATGGGAAACGTAGCAGCCTCATTGAGATCCCTCTATCTGCCCTAcggcaagaggaggaggaacccGAAGCTGATGCTTTATCGGACGCCTTGAGTGACAGGACCGAGCCGGAGATGAAAGGAGGCGTGGGCTTCTTTTTCAAG GACGACAAGGAAAGAACAGAGGACGAGATGGCCCAGAGAAGAGCAGCCCTGttggagaagcagcagaagagaacagaggagatgaagaggcgCAAACAGGAGCAAGAAAAAGAGTCAAA CAAACCCCAGTGGATGGTCATTGAAGGCTGGGGGAAAAAGAGCGAGGAACAGCCCCAAACACCAGGCACTCCTTCGGGTTCCCGCACACCGTCAGCCGAAGGGACCCCGCAGCGCCGCGGAGAGTTCACCCGGCAGGAGTACGAGCGCCGGCAGCAGCTGAAGATCATGGAGGACTTGGACAAGGTTCTGAGGCAGAAACCCACCACAGTGCGCGGTGTCAAGAAGCAGAGACCCAAGACCGTGTTCAGGGATGACTCCGCCCTCTCGCAAAGTCCGGTCCGGGGCTTGTTAG GTTCCAGGCTAAACAAGGTCTACTCCCACTCCACCATGAATCTGTCGTCCATGGCAAATGACCCTGGAGGACTGAATGTGCGAAAACCTGCCAG CCGCTCTCACTCACCTTCACGGCTGAGGTCGCCAGGTAAAATGAGCGCTCAGAACGGCGACTGGGAGAATGGCTCCACCAtttcctcctccgcctccatcCCTGAATACACCG GTCCCAAGCTGTACAGGGAGCCAAGTTTCAAGTCCAACAAGTTCATCATCCACAACGCCATCACTCGCTGCTGCCTGGCGGGAAAGGTCAACGAACTGCAGAAGAACAAGATCGTGGAG GAAATCGAGAAGAGCCCGGCCAACcacttcctcatcctcttcagGGATTCCAGTTGCCAGTTCAGAGCCGTTTACACCATGAACCCAGAGACCGACGAGATGAGTCGGCTGGCCGGCAACGGCCCGCGCGtcatcaccctggacatggtGGAGTCCATTTACAAGTACACGTCTGACCGCAAGCAGTTCTCCAGTATCCCGTCCAAAACCATGTCCATGAGCGTGGACGCCTTCACCATCCCCAGTCACTTCTGGCAGAAGCGGCCGGGAACCCCGAAGAAGTTAGgcaccccaaaataa